A genomic stretch from Chitinophaga agri includes:
- a CDS encoding DUF58 domain-containing protein produces MLKRFYQSLFFTTRFYAALGGIAIFFVVTFFFPSLFIVAQLLAIALFLLLLLDLFFLFRAGDEPFRVTRSMSNRFSNGDENPIALQLKSNYRFPVTVILLEEVPMQFQMRDFRQRINMKAGEETTISYSLRPVERGEYQFGKTNAFIRSLLGLAQRHIAPSNESTIKVYPSFMQLRNYEFFSFNDRLLEMGVHKKRVIGHSMEFDHIKEYTRGDDVRTLNWKATARRGTLMVNNFVEEKSQQVYCVIDKGRNMKMPFNGLSLLDYAINSALVFSNIALQKGDKTGLVTLAAQQVDVLPSSSKRTQMNLILERLYAQDTQWEESDYEKLSISLRSMFSQRSLLILYTNFESMTGLQRQLPYLRRLAKYHLLLVVFFENTELKKFAKDDVGSVEEIYLQVIAQKFAYEKKLMVRELSRYGILSLLTTPEQLTLNVVNKYLELKSRSLI; encoded by the coding sequence ATGCTGAAGAGATTTTATCAGTCACTTTTCTTTACAACCCGCTTTTATGCAGCGTTGGGAGGCATTGCCATCTTCTTTGTGGTAACGTTCTTTTTCCCTTCATTGTTTATAGTGGCACAACTGTTGGCAATCGCATTATTCCTGCTGTTGTTACTGGATCTTTTCTTCCTCTTTCGTGCCGGGGATGAGCCTTTCAGGGTAACGCGCAGTATGTCGAATCGCTTCAGTAATGGAGATGAGAATCCGATCGCGTTGCAGTTGAAAAGTAATTATCGTTTCCCCGTTACTGTTATACTGCTGGAAGAGGTGCCTATGCAATTTCAGATGCGTGATTTTCGCCAGCGGATAAATATGAAAGCAGGAGAAGAAACGACTATCAGTTATTCATTGCGTCCGGTAGAAAGAGGTGAATATCAGTTTGGAAAAACCAACGCTTTTATACGTAGTTTGCTGGGCCTGGCACAGCGGCATATCGCTCCTTCGAATGAGAGTACGATAAAGGTATATCCATCTTTTATGCAGCTGCGCAACTATGAATTTTTTTCATTCAACGACAGGTTACTGGAGATGGGCGTGCATAAGAAACGTGTGATTGGTCATAGTATGGAGTTTGACCACATCAAAGAGTATACCCGGGGGGATGATGTGCGCACATTGAACTGGAAAGCCACAGCGAGAAGAGGTACGTTGATGGTGAATAACTTTGTAGAAGAGAAATCGCAGCAGGTATATTGTGTGATTGATAAAGGGCGTAATATGAAGATGCCTTTTAACGGTCTTTCGCTGCTGGATTATGCGATTAACTCTGCGCTTGTCTTCAGTAATATTGCTTTGCAGAAAGGTGATAAGACCGGACTGGTAACACTGGCGGCACAGCAGGTGGATGTATTGCCGTCTTCCAGCAAAAGAACGCAGATGAATCTTATCCTGGAGAGATTGTATGCACAGGATACGCAATGGGAGGAAAGCGATTATGAAAAGCTGAGCATATCATTACGTAGTATGTTCTCTCAGCGTTCCCTGCTGATATTGTATACCAACTTCGAATCAATGACAGGTCTGCAAAGACAGTTACCTTATCTCCGCAGACTTGCCAAATATCATTTATTGCTGGTTGTTTTCTTTGAAAATACGGAGTTGAAGAAATTCGCCAAAGATGATGTTGGCTCAGTGGAGGAAATTTATCTTCAGGTGATCGCCCAGAAGTTTGCCTATGAGAAAAAACTCATGGTAAGGGAATTGTCCCGCTATGGTATTTTATCATTGCTTACTACCCCTGAGCAACTAACATTGAATGTTGTGAATAAGTATCTTGAACTGAAGTCAAGGTCACTGATCTAG
- a CDS encoding winged helix-turn-helix transcriptional regulator, translated as METQVAEKRHASSKECAARLSAIHDAIYVIGGKWKLKIIIVLREEGSKRFNELQRLVSGISARVLSNELRELELNGFVRRKVFDGRPVIVEYELTEYSDTLSEVLHALNSWGTMHRSKIRSEMQAAAQSDK; from the coding sequence ATGGAAACACAGGTTGCTGAAAAACGACATGCATCAAGTAAGGAATGTGCAGCGAGACTCTCCGCCATTCATGACGCTATCTATGTTATAGGCGGGAAATGGAAGCTGAAGATCATTATCGTATTACGTGAGGAAGGAAGCAAAAGATTCAATGAATTGCAGCGGCTGGTGAGTGGCATTTCTGCCAGGGTGCTATCTAATGAATTACGGGAACTGGAACTGAACGGGTTCGTAAGAAGAAAGGTATTTGACGGCCGGCCGGTAATAGTAGAATATGAGCTGACAGAATACAGTGACACGCTGAGCGAGGTACTGCACGCCCTGAACAGCTGGGGGACAATGCACCGCTCAAAGATCCGCAGTGAAATGCAAGCTGCTGCACAGTCAGATAAGTAA
- a CDS encoding DoxX family protein — MKAIRITYWVTTAIIALMMTYSAYAYLTKTEMDQAFQHIGYPAYFRIELAIAKLVGVVLLLLPMVGSRLKEWTYAGFAFTFVSAAIAHAAAGDPMPHPVVPIVFLGILAASYFTYHKLKK; from the coding sequence ATGAAAGCTATCAGAATTACTTATTGGGTAACTACCGCCATCATTGCGCTGATGATGACTTACTCCGCCTATGCTTATTTAACAAAAACAGAAATGGACCAGGCGTTCCAGCATATCGGCTATCCTGCTTATTTCCGCATCGAACTGGCTATCGCAAAACTGGTTGGAGTTGTGTTGCTACTCCTGCCGATGGTGGGCAGCCGTTTGAAGGAGTGGACGTATGCAGGATTTGCTTTCACATTTGTGTCAGCAGCTATTGCACACGCGGCCGCAGGTGATCCCATGCCACATCCTGTTGTACCTATCGTCTTCCTGGGCATCCTCGCTGCCTCTTATTTTACTTATCACAAATTGAAAAAATAA
- a CDS encoding FMN-dependent NADH-azoreductase, with translation MKKILKIVSSVNGTASKSTKLADSIIEQLQATFPGSTVTTKDLAKEEYAHFNTAHLKAFRGVGDASEAASENADRQSDEAIKAVEAADVIVIGVPIYNFHIPSTLKSWLDHVVRNGRTFSYATGKPEGLLKDKKVYIAMTSGGVYSEGPAKQMDFAPSYLRSLLGFLGLTDVQIVRAEGCDVPGLSETALEKGLQTLVINN, from the coding sequence ATGAAGAAAATACTGAAGATCGTATCCAGCGTAAACGGAACTGCTTCGAAAAGTACAAAACTGGCTGACAGTATTATCGAACAGCTGCAGGCAACATTTCCGGGTAGCACAGTGACGACGAAAGATCTCGCGAAAGAAGAATATGCACATTTTAACACCGCACACCTGAAAGCATTCCGTGGAGTAGGTGATGCATCTGAAGCAGCATCTGAGAACGCAGACAGACAGTCTGATGAAGCTATTAAAGCAGTAGAAGCAGCAGATGTTATTGTGATAGGTGTACCTATTTACAACTTCCATATCCCGTCTACGCTCAAATCATGGCTGGACCATGTGGTGCGGAACGGAAGAACTTTTTCATACGCTACTGGCAAACCTGAAGGATTATTGAAGGATAAAAAAGTATACATCGCTATGACATCAGGTGGTGTTTACTCCGAAGGACCTGCAAAGCAGATGGACTTTGCGCCATCTTACCTGCGTTCTTTATTAGGTTTTCTGGGACTGACAGATGTACAGATCGTAAGAGCTGAGGGGTGCGACGTGCCAGGACTGAGTGAAACAGCGCTGGAAAAGGGATTACAGACACTGGTGATCAATAATTAA
- a CDS encoding DinB family protein, with translation MEVQTVSSRTYGFMILYDMHTDFFPKVLVDISDKDANERLHTKANHMAWLAGSLVQERFELARSFGIYKNQQAQELFKDHKGIQEGVQYPTLRTFEQDWKIISPLLRKALLDADDEKLDEPFEMPGMKMTLFELISFQIYREANCIGQLALWRRLLGYEAMKYM, from the coding sequence ATGGAAGTACAAACAGTTAGCAGCAGGACTTATGGCTTCATGATATTGTATGACATGCACACCGATTTCTTCCCCAAAGTCCTTGTAGATATCTCCGATAAAGACGCCAATGAACGCCTGCACACAAAAGCCAATCACATGGCATGGCTGGCTGGCAGCCTGGTACAGGAAAGATTCGAACTCGCCAGATCCTTCGGTATTTACAAAAACCAGCAGGCGCAGGAACTGTTTAAAGACCACAAAGGCATACAGGAAGGTGTACAATATCCTACCCTTCGCACCTTTGAACAGGATTGGAAAATCATTTCCCCTTTGCTAAGGAAGGCGCTGCTGGATGCGGATGATGAGAAGCTGGATGAACCATTTGAAATGCCAGGTATGAAAATGACGCTATTTGAACTGATCTCCTTTCAGATATACCGGGAGGCGAATTGTATAGGACAGCTGGCACTTTGGAGGAGACTACTGGGGTACGAGGCGATGAAGTATATGTGA
- a CDS encoding NAD(P)H-dependent flavin oxidoreductase, whose amino-acid sequence MQLTSALAIRHPVIMAPMFLVSNEKMVKAAMDSGIAGTFPSLNYRKDGELKQVLDQLNQHRAQLAPGQGTYGVNLIVQKTNPLYVKHLEDCVAAQVPFYITSLGSPKEVIAAAHSYGAKVLCDVTNIQHAEKAAQAGCDGFIAVCVGAGGHAGPYPMHILVPALQKAFPDKLLVAAGGIATGQQLASAMVLGAHGASIGTRFIASEEASVSDAYKNAIIEYGMEDIVLTERLSGTPCNVINTPAAQKIGYKQNWLEKLMSTNSRTRKYFKMLVQVRGMKKLEQAVKPGNYQQLWTAGQSVEMVDDIRPIPDIVSRLMLELEESLEYAARLLTR is encoded by the coding sequence ATGCAATTAACCTCAGCCCTTGCCATCCGCCATCCGGTTATCATGGCGCCCATGTTCCTCGTCAGTAACGAAAAAATGGTCAAAGCGGCCATGGATAGTGGGATCGCCGGCACATTCCCCTCTCTCAACTACCGGAAAGATGGGGAACTGAAGCAGGTGCTGGACCAGCTCAATCAGCACCGGGCCCAATTGGCGCCCGGACAAGGTACCTATGGCGTCAACCTGATCGTTCAAAAAACGAATCCGCTGTATGTCAAACATCTGGAAGACTGTGTCGCCGCACAGGTACCTTTCTATATCACCTCCCTCGGCAGTCCTAAAGAGGTGATCGCTGCCGCCCATAGCTACGGTGCGAAGGTATTATGTGATGTTACCAATATTCAGCATGCGGAAAAAGCTGCTCAGGCGGGCTGTGACGGATTCATCGCTGTTTGCGTAGGCGCTGGTGGCCACGCCGGCCCCTACCCCATGCATATCCTCGTACCTGCCCTGCAAAAGGCATTTCCCGATAAACTGCTGGTAGCAGCAGGCGGTATTGCCACTGGTCAGCAACTGGCCAGCGCAATGGTTCTTGGCGCACATGGTGCATCCATTGGCACAAGGTTTATTGCAAGTGAAGAAGCCAGCGTCAGCGATGCCTATAAAAATGCCATCATCGAGTATGGTATGGAAGATATTGTATTGACAGAGCGCCTTTCCGGTACGCCCTGCAATGTCATCAATACCCCAGCCGCACAAAAGATCGGCTACAAACAAAACTGGCTGGAAAAACTAATGAGCACTAATAGCCGTACCCGCAAGTATTTTAAAATGCTGGTACAGGTCCGTGGAATGAAAAAACTGGAACAGGCCGTTAAACCGGGTAACTACCAGCAACTATGGACTGCCGGACAGAGCGTGGAAATGGTAGATGACATCCGCCCTATTCCTGATATCGTCAGCCGGCTCATGCTAGAACTGGAAGAAAGCCTGGAATACGCCGCCCGGTTACTGACCAGATAA
- a CDS encoding riboflavin synthase: protein MFTGIIESLGEVIATRQEGSNMVITIRSSLAPELKIDQSVAHNGVCLTVTRVDNESYDIVAVAETLIKSNIGQLTPGQKVNLERAMIFNGRIDGHLVQGHVDSTGECVSVTPQNGSWEFRFRYPEQFAGLIVEKGSICLNGISLTIYNVTNTEFTIAVIPYTFEHTNISAVQPGHTINLEFDILGKFVARQLAVRS from the coding sequence ATGTTTACAGGAATAATAGAATCACTAGGAGAAGTAATAGCTACCAGGCAGGAAGGCAGCAATATGGTCATCACCATCCGCTCTTCACTCGCCCCCGAACTTAAAATCGATCAGAGCGTAGCCCACAACGGCGTTTGCCTTACCGTCACCCGCGTAGACAATGAGTCCTATGACATCGTTGCCGTGGCCGAAACACTGATCAAAAGCAATATCGGACAACTTACCCCCGGTCAGAAAGTAAACCTCGAAAGAGCCATGATATTTAATGGAAGGATCGATGGACACCTCGTACAGGGACACGTAGACAGCACCGGAGAATGTGTGTCAGTGACCCCGCAAAATGGTAGCTGGGAGTTCCGCTTCCGCTATCCCGAACAGTTCGCCGGCCTGATCGTAGAAAAAGGCTCTATCTGCCTCAACGGGATCAGTCTGACCATATATAATGTAACCAATACGGAGTTCACCATCGCGGTGATTCCATATACATTCGAACACACAAACATTTCTGCTGTTCAACCCGGGCATACGATCAACCTGGAATTTGACATTCTGGGCAAGTTCGTGGCCAGGCAGCTTGCTGTCAGATCATAG
- the rpsU gene encoding 30S ribosomal protein S21, whose product MSYFCLPEKKGVLIMLIIDSKDCENIDKALKKYKKKFEKARILLQLRTRQSFTKPSVKRRTQVLKAVYKQQLASGKLDN is encoded by the coding sequence ATGTCTTACTTTTGCCTTCCTGAAAAAAAAGGAGTATTAATTATGTTGATCATCGATTCAAAAGATTGCGAAAACATTGACAAGGCGCTCAAAAAATACAAAAAGAAATTTGAGAAAGCCCGTATTCTGTTGCAACTCAGAACGCGTCAATCTTTCACAAAACCTTCCGTTAAGCGTCGTACTCAGGTGCTGAAAGCCGTTTACAAACAGCAATTAGCTAGTGGTAAATTAGACAATTGA
- a CDS encoding tyrosine-type recombinase/integrase, with translation MSEVLHPVANQFLAYIQLEKRYSAHTFTAYQQDLTQFFIFVKSQYGDVSLPDVSHSHVRTWLSTLMEEGMIAKSINRKVSSLKSFFKYAMRHGAVETSPMAKVTAPKIGSRLPGFIDEKGMKAIEENKSMRRGVEGEIIFKDDLPGKTHRLIFELFYNTGIRLSELINLKAQHVDGIRLTIKVLGKGSKERLIPISNVLLQQILEYRALCRKELLYPDGELLIVNPHTGRKLYSRYVYQVVRSYLTYHELTTISRRSPHVLRHTFATHLTNNGADLNAVKALLGHASLASTQVYTHNSIEKLKEAYKKAHPKGE, from the coding sequence TTGAGTGAAGTTTTACACCCGGTAGCCAATCAATTTCTCGCGTATATTCAGCTTGAAAAGCGCTACTCTGCGCATACGTTCACTGCTTATCAGCAGGATCTTACCCAGTTTTTTATTTTTGTTAAGTCCCAATATGGCGATGTGTCCCTTCCGGATGTGTCGCATTCTCATGTCCGTACCTGGCTGTCTACGCTGATGGAGGAGGGCATGATCGCGAAAAGCATTAACCGCAAGGTTTCCTCGTTAAAATCGTTTTTCAAATATGCCATGCGTCATGGGGCGGTGGAAACATCGCCGATGGCGAAGGTTACAGCGCCTAAGATAGGGTCGCGGCTGCCAGGTTTTATTGATGAGAAGGGAATGAAAGCGATAGAGGAGAACAAGAGTATGCGCAGGGGAGTAGAGGGCGAGATTATTTTTAAGGATGATCTGCCGGGGAAGACGCACCGGCTGATCTTTGAATTATTTTACAATACAGGCATCCGTTTATCGGAGCTGATCAATTTGAAGGCACAGCACGTGGATGGTATCAGGTTGACCATTAAGGTGCTTGGGAAGGGCAGTAAGGAACGTTTGATACCGATCAGTAATGTGTTACTACAGCAGATATTGGAGTATAGGGCTTTGTGCCGGAAAGAGCTGTTATATCCGGATGGAGAGTTATTGATAGTGAATCCGCACACTGGCAGAAAATTATATTCGCGTTATGTATATCAGGTGGTGAGGAGTTATCTGACCTACCACGAGTTAACCACCATTAGCCGCAGGAGTCCCCACGTATTGCGGCACACATTTGCTACACATCTTACGAACAACGGAGCGGACCTGAATGCAGTGAAGGCGTTGCTTGGGCATGCTAGTCTGGCTTCTACGCAGGTCTATACACATAATAGCATTGAGAAGCTGAAGGAGGCATATAAGAAGGCACATCCGAAGGGGGAGTAG
- a CDS encoding HPF/RaiA family ribosome-associated protein has protein sequence MNVQIQTVHFDADSKLIDHVSKKLQKLNTFYDRIISVEVFLKLDGIAHQVKDKIAEIKVHIPRQDLFVKHESKSFEESFDLAFDSVVNQIKRTKEKKLQ, from the coding sequence ATGAACGTTCAAATTCAAACAGTACACTTTGATGCTGATTCTAAATTGATTGATCATGTAAGTAAGAAACTTCAAAAACTCAATACATTTTATGACCGGATTATTAGCGTAGAGGTATTTTTAAAACTGGATGGTATTGCCCACCAGGTGAAAGACAAAATAGCAGAAATAAAAGTCCACATCCCGCGCCAAGACTTATTTGTGAAGCACGAATCCAAATCTTTCGAGGAGTCATTTGATCTCGCTTTTGACTCTGTTGTTAACCAGATAAAGAGGACGAAAGAGAAAAAATTGCAATAA
- the tuf gene encoding elongation factor Tu, whose protein sequence is MAKETFKRDKPHVNIGTIGHVDHGKTTLTAAITNILASKGLAEKKGYDEIDAAPEEKERGITINTAHVEYQTASRHYAHVDCPGHADYVKNMITGAAQMDGAILVVAATDGPMPQTKEHILLARQVGVPRIVVFMNKVDLVDDPELLELVELEIRELLSKYSYDGDNTPIIKGSATGALAGEEKWVAAVDELMAAVDEYIPLPPRPVDLPFLMSVEDVFSITGRGTVATGRIERGKIKVGEPVEIVGLIEKPLTSTCTGVEMFKKLLDEGEAGDNAGLLLRGIEKSQIRRGMVIVKPGSITPHTEFKGEVYVLSKEEGGRHTPFFNKYRPQFYFRTTDVTGEVELPAGVEMVMPGDNVSLNVKLIAPIAMEKGLKFAIREGGRTVGAGQVTEIVK, encoded by the coding sequence ATGGCAAAAGAAACCTTTAAGCGGGATAAACCCCACGTAAACATTGGTACCATCGGCCACGTTGACCACGGTAAGACTACTTTAACTGCTGCCATTACCAACATTCTGGCAAGCAAGGGTCTGGCAGAGAAGAAAGGTTATGATGAGATCGATGCTGCTCCTGAAGAAAAAGAAAGAGGTATTACCATCAATACAGCACACGTTGAGTATCAGACAGCTAGCCGCCACTACGCGCACGTTGACTGTCCTGGTCACGCTGACTATGTGAAGAACATGATCACTGGTGCTGCGCAGATGGACGGTGCGATCCTGGTGGTTGCCGCTACAGATGGTCCGATGCCGCAAACTAAAGAACACATCCTCCTGGCTCGTCAGGTAGGCGTTCCTCGTATCGTAGTGTTCATGAACAAAGTAGACCTCGTTGATGATCCTGAACTGCTGGAACTGGTAGAACTGGAAATCCGCGAACTGCTGAGCAAATATAGCTATGATGGTGATAACACACCAATCATTAAAGGTTCTGCAACCGGCGCTCTGGCTGGCGAAGAAAAATGGGTAGCTGCAGTTGACGAACTGATGGCTGCAGTAGATGAATACATCCCACTGCCTCCACGTCCAGTTGATCTGCCGTTCCTGATGTCTGTAGAAGACGTATTCTCTATCACCGGTCGTGGTACTGTTGCTACAGGTCGTATCGAACGTGGTAAGATTAAAGTTGGTGAACCAGTTGAAATCGTTGGTCTGATCGAAAAACCACTGACTTCTACATGTACTGGTGTTGAGATGTTCAAAAAATTACTGGATGAAGGTGAAGCTGGTGACAACGCTGGTCTGCTGCTCCGTGGTATTGAAAAATCTCAGATCCGTCGTGGTATGGTTATCGTTAAACCAGGATCTATCACTCCGCACACTGAATTCAAAGGTGAAGTATACGTACTGAGCAAAGAAGAAGGTGGCCGTCACACTCCGTTCTTCAACAAATACCGTCCGCAGTTCTACTTCCGTACAACTGACGTAACTGGTGAAGTTGAATTACCAGCAGGTGTTGAAATGGTTATGCCAGGTGATAACGTTTCTCTGAACGTTAAACTGATCGCTCCAATCGCTATGGAAAAAGGTCTGAAATTCGCTATCCGCGAAGGTGGACGTACCGTAGGTGCTGGTCAGGTTACTGAAATCGTTAAGTAA
- the secE gene encoding preprotein translocase subunit SecE, with amino-acid sequence MNKIRAYFRESYHELVHKVSWPTWQELQSSTMIVLIATVVITAIVWGMDALSHLAMTQYYKIIG; translated from the coding sequence ATGAACAAGATCAGAGCATACTTCCGGGAGTCTTATCACGAGCTGGTGCATAAAGTATCCTGGCCTACATGGCAGGAGCTGCAGTCTTCTACAATGATCGTATTAATCGCTACTGTTGTTATCACTGCGATTGTGTGGGGTATGGACGCCCTGTCACATTTGGCGATGACTCAATACTATAAAATTATAGGCTAA
- the nusG gene encoding transcription termination/antitermination protein NusG — translation MIDASNNNPAEETNIPTQDTKWYVLRVVSGKEKKVKEYLDIEVRRSDWGNVITQIFLPVEKVYKVQAGKKVMREKNFYPGYVMIEAIDGKMTDEVIQSIRNVSGVIHFLGKDKPIALRKAEVNKMLGKVDEMSDNGLTMSEPFIVGETIKIIDGPFNDFNGIIEEVIEDKKKLKVTVKIFGRATPVELNFMQVEKIS, via the coding sequence ATGATAGATGCATCCAATAATAACCCTGCGGAAGAAACTAACATTCCCACCCAGGACACCAAATGGTATGTTCTGCGCGTAGTGAGTGGTAAAGAGAAGAAGGTAAAGGAATACCTGGACATCGAAGTACGCCGCTCCGATTGGGGTAACGTAATCACCCAGATATTTTTACCCGTAGAGAAAGTCTACAAAGTGCAGGCAGGTAAAAAGGTGATGCGTGAAAAGAACTTCTACCCTGGTTATGTAATGATCGAAGCGATCGATGGTAAAATGACTGATGAAGTGATCCAGTCCATCCGCAACGTTTCAGGTGTAATCCACTTCCTGGGTAAAGATAAGCCGATCGCCCTGCGCAAGGCTGAAGTGAACAAGATGTTAGGTAAAGTAGATGAAATGTCTGATAACGGACTGACCATGAGCGAACCTTTCATCGTTGGCGAAACAATCAAGATCATCGACGGTCCTTTCAACGACTTCAATGGTATTATCGAAGAGGTAATCGAAGACAAGAAGAAACTGAAAGTAACTGTAAAGATCTTCGGTCGTGCTACTCCTGTAGAACTGAACTTTATGCAGGTAGAGAAAATCAGCTAA
- a CDS encoding DUF1579 domain-containing protein, giving the protein MKRLLLSATTMAILFLFQTGARAQSAEEKAWMEYMTPGEVHQMIAKSDGEWSFDMSMWMDPNQPPTQSNGTTVNKMILGGRYQESVHKSNMMGMPFEGHGIMAYDNAKKIFQSSWIDNMGTGIMNMEGTWDDATKSITLTGKTLDPMSGKDMGVKEIFKMIDDDHHHMEMYMVNDGKEFKTMEIKFTRKK; this is encoded by the coding sequence ATGAAACGTCTATTGTTATCAGCCACCACTATGGCTATCCTTTTTTTATTCCAAACTGGTGCACGGGCACAATCTGCCGAAGAAAAAGCCTGGATGGAATATATGACCCCGGGCGAAGTTCATCAGATGATAGCCAAGTCAGACGGCGAATGGAGCTTTGATATGAGCATGTGGATGGACCCCAATCAGCCCCCGACACAGTCCAATGGTACTACTGTCAATAAAATGATCCTGGGCGGCCGTTACCAGGAATCTGTTCACAAAAGTAATATGATGGGTATGCCTTTCGAGGGTCATGGCATCATGGCGTATGATAATGCCAAGAAAATATTCCAGAGTTCCTGGATCGATAATATGGGAACAGGCATTATGAATATGGAAGGTACCTGGGATGATGCGACTAAATCCATCACCTTAACTGGCAAGACACTCGATCCGATGAGTGGTAAAGATATGGGCGTGAAGGAGATCTTCAAGATGATAGATGATGACCATCATCATATGGAGATGTACATGGTCAATGATGGAAAGGAATTCAAAACAATGGAAATCAAGTTTACACGGAAAAAATAG
- a CDS encoding transglutaminase domain-containing protein → MRSVYLLLSVIISFSFSVDAQPRERVSTERPVPAALIIPEADSRTPAALSQYLSAHTTSKREFVRQLYSWIVWNISYDVNNMYNPDYYKDTLDAAIKTLSTRAGVCQGYANLYYLTCKEAGIPVQLIGGYTKTLGKIDNASHAWVAVKVDTAWYMTDPTWGAGVVNNNRFVRKPVDSYFLVAPAAFIRTHMPFDPLWQLLDHPVRNEEFRDNNWTAAAGRSVYKYQDSLAVYNMMKDDLLKYQLVIDRIEGAGITNQMISHELLYYKNLVRFIADNRKVVAQNRAIDDFNSSSNKYNRAVNLFNEYVQYKNNQFRPAKADAEIKEMVAAINKKLMESRKGLGALDRNEAVLKHNIEELEESLSVLEKRVVEEEAFVDKYIKTGKLFRKSLFYKTTWMGIPLN, encoded by the coding sequence ATGAGATCTGTATACCTATTGTTATCTGTAATTATATCATTCTCCTTTTCCGTTGATGCACAGCCCAGAGAAAGAGTCAGTACCGAACGTCCGGTACCTGCTGCATTGATCATTCCAGAGGCCGATTCGCGTACACCCGCAGCACTGAGTCAATACCTGAGCGCCCATACTACTTCGAAGCGTGAATTTGTAAGACAGCTGTATAGCTGGATCGTATGGAATATCAGTTACGATGTGAACAATATGTACAATCCGGATTACTACAAGGATACACTGGACGCCGCAATAAAGACGCTTTCTACAAGAGCAGGAGTCTGCCAGGGATACGCAAATTTATATTACCTGACCTGTAAGGAAGCGGGTATTCCGGTGCAGCTCATCGGAGGATATACGAAAACATTGGGAAAGATTGATAATGCCAGTCACGCATGGGTAGCCGTGAAAGTAGATACCGCATGGTACATGACTGATCCGACCTGGGGAGCAGGGGTTGTGAATAACAATAGGTTTGTTCGGAAGCCGGTGGATAGTTATTTTCTGGTGGCACCAGCCGCTTTTATAAGGACACATATGCCGTTTGATCCGTTGTGGCAGTTGCTTGATCATCCGGTGCGTAATGAGGAGTTCCGGGACAATAACTGGACGGCGGCAGCAGGACGGAGTGTATATAAGTATCAGGATTCTCTGGCTGTATATAATATGATGAAGGATGACCTGTTAAAATACCAACTGGTCATAGACAGGATAGAAGGAGCAGGGATCACAAATCAGATGATCAGCCATGAGCTGTTGTATTATAAGAACCTGGTCAGGTTCATTGCAGACAACCGGAAGGTGGTTGCCCAAAACAGGGCCATTGATGATTTCAACAGCAGTAGTAACAAGTATAACAGAGCAGTTAACCTGTTCAATGAATATGTGCAATATAAGAATAATCAGTTCAGGCCGGCTAAAGCAGATGCTGAAATAAAAGAGATGGTGGCAGCAATTAATAAAAAGCTGATGGAAAGCAGGAAAGGACTGGGCGCGCTGGACAGGAATGAGGCGGTGTTAAAACATAATATAGAGGAGCTGGAAGAATCGTTGTCTGTGCTGGAGAAAAGGGTAGTGGAAGAAGAAGCATTTGTGGACAAGTATATCAAGACGGGCAAGCTGTTCAGAAAATCTTTATTTTATAAGACGACATGGATGGGAATTCCATTAAATTAA